The Streptomyces sp. NBC_01268 genome segment CGCCGCCACCCTCGACGCCCTGGCCACGGCCTACGGACTCGACCCGGCCGAGGCCCTCCCCGTCTACGCGGCCGCCCGGCCCGGCGCCACGCCGGGCGAACTCCTCGACGCGGTGGCCACCGACTGGTTCTACCGCATGCCCGCCGTCCGGCTGGCCGAGGCCGTCCCGGGCTCGTACCTGTACGAGTTCTCCTGGCGCTCACCCCGCTTCGACGGGGCGCTCGGCTCCTGCCACGCCCTGGAACTCCCCTTCGTCTTCGACCGCCTCCACGACCCGGCCTACGCCCCCCTGCTGGGCGCCGACCCGCCGCAGGCGCTCGCGGACGCGGTGCACGGGGCGTGGGTCTCCTTCGCGCGGACGGGCGACCCCGGCTGGCAGTCGTACGAACCCGGGACCCGTACGACGATGGAGTTCACCATGTCGGGCCCCGCCCAGGTCAGCGATCCGCGGGCCCTCGAACGGAGGCTGTGGGACGGCGTGCGCTGACAGGAATGCGCCCCGTAGTGCGCGGCCGCACGCCCTCCTTGCGCGGTCGCGCCACAAGGTGGCACAACGCGGCCGTGCGCTCGCCGAATCAAGTGAATCCGGCGGTGTGTGTGTTGATACGACTAGGGCGTCGGGGCACGCTCCCTCCCAGCGGTTCTCACCCGTTGAGAGGGATGGGCATGACGACCCAAGTCACCGAGTCCGAGCTGGAAGCCCTGCTCCATGGCGCACTGCGCGCCAAGGGGGCGGGCGAGCGCTGGGCCACCGAGTCGAACGAGAGCTGGTGCCGGGTGGCGCCACGCTCCGGGACCGGGCCGGCCCAGGGCTGGAAGCTGCACGTGTCGGCGACGGCCGCATCCGCCCCGGCGGTGCTCGAGAAGGCCCTGGACGTCCTGCTCAAGGACGGCTCGGCGTTCAAGTTCGCCCGCTCCCTGGAGCAGGTGAGCGCCCTCAACACCCGTGCCACCCCCCGCGGGAGCTCGGGCAAGTTCATCACGGTCTACCCGGCCTCCGACGCCGACGCGGCCCGCCTCGCGCAGGACCTCCACACGGCGACCGAGGGGCTGGCCGGCCCCCGCATCCTGTCCGACCAGCCCTACGCCCCCGACAGCCTGGTGCACTACCGCTACGGCGCCTTCGTCGGGCGGCGGCGCCTCTCGGACGAAGGGCTGATGGTCTGGTACATCGAGGACCCCGACGGCAATCCCGTGGAGGACAAGCGGACCGGCCGGTACGAGCCGCCGGCGTGGGCGGTCAGCCCCTTCCCCGACTCCGTGCCCGTCGCACCGCCCAAGACCGAGGCGCCGCGGCGCCCCGTCCTGCTCGGCGGCCGGTTCTCGGTGCGGGAGGCGATCCGGCACACCAACAAGGGCGGCGTCTACAGAGGCACCGACGTCGAGACCGGCGCCCCGGTCGTGATCAAGGAGACCCGGCCCCACGTGGAGGCCGACGCCTCCGGCAACGACGTCCGCGACTGGCTGCGCACCGAGGCCCGCACCCTGGAGAAGCTCAAGGGCACGGGGCTCGCACCGGAGCCGCTCGCGATGTTCGAGCACGGTGGGCACCTGTTCCTGGCCCAGGAGGAAGTGCCGGGGATCCCGCTGCGCAACTGGGTCGCCGAGCACTTCCGCGACAGCGGCGCCACCCGCTACCGCACCGACGCGCTGGCCCAGGCCGGACGCCTGGTCGACCTCGTCGAGGCGGCCCACGCCCGCGGCTGCGTGCTGCGCGACTTCACCCCCGCCAACGTGATGGTCCGCCCCGACGGCGCCCTGCGCCTCATCGACCTGGAGCTCGCCGTCCTCGCCGACGACGTCGCCCTCCCGACCCGCGTGGGCACGCCCGGCTTCAGCCCTCCCGAGCGCCTGGTGGACGCGCCGGTCTCCCCGACCGGCGACTACTACAGCCTCGGCGCGACGCTCTGCTTCGTCCTGACCGGCAAGGTGCCGGCCCTGCTGGAGGAGAAGCCCGCCACCCGGCCCGCGGAGGACCGGCTCGACGAGTGGCTGCGCGCCTGCGCCGCTCCGCTGGACCTGCCGGACGGCCTGCGCACGATGATCCTCGGGCTGATGAAGGACGACCCCGCCGAGCGCTGGGACCCGGCCCGGGCGCGGGACGCGCTGCGCGGCCCGGAGCCGGCCCGTTCGGGTGTCCCTCGCACCGGCGCGGCCCGTACCGCCGCGACGGGCGCCGAGAACGAAGACACCGGCGCCGACACGGACGCCGATCCGATCGACATCGCCGTGGCCGGGATCGTGGAGCACCTCGTCGACTCCATGACGCCGGACGACGACCTGAGGCTGTGGCCCGTCTCCGTCAAGGCCGGGGAGACCGACGCCTGCATCGTGCAGCAGGGCGCGGCCGGGGTGCTGTCCGCCCTGACGCGCTACTTCGAGCTCACCGGCGACGCCCGCATGCCGGAGCTGATCGTCACGGCGGGCCGCTGGATCGCGGACCGCACCGACACCCGCTCCACACGGCCCGGCCTGCACTTCGGCGGCCGCGGCACGGCCTGGGCGCTGTACGACGCCGGCCGCGCGGTCGACGACCGGGCGCTCGTCGACCACGCCGTGGCCCTGGCCCTCGCGCCGCAGGAGTCGACGCCCAGTCACGACATCACCCACGGCTCGGCGGGCAGCGGACTGGCCGCCGTCCACCTGTGGCACCGCACCGGCGATCCACGCTTCGCCGAGCGGGTCGCCGACGCCGCCGACCGGCTGGCCGCCGCGGCCCGGCGCGAGCCGGCCGGAGCGAGCTGGCCGGTGCCCGCCGAGGCCGTGGTCGAGGAGGCCGGCAAGCGCTACCTGGGCTTCGCCCACGGCACCGCCGGCATCGGCTGCTTCCTCCTGGAGGCCTCCGCCGTCACCAAGAACCCGGAACACCGGGAACTGGCCCTGGCAGCCGGCGAGCTCCTCGCGACGCACGCCGTCACCGTCGGCGACGCCGCCCAGTGGCCGGCCCAGGCCACCGACGTGCCGACGGCACCGTACTGGTGCCACGGATCCGCGGGCATCGGCTCGTTCCTCGTCCGGCTGTGGCGGGCGACCGGCGACGAACGCTTCCGCGACCTCGCCCTCGGCGGCACCCGAGCCGTGGTGGAGCGCGCCTCCCGCGCCGCCCTCACCCAATGCCACGGACTGGCGGGCAACGGCGACTTCCTCCTCGACATGGCCGAGGCCACCGGCGACCCCGCCCACCGGGCGCGCGCCGAGGAACTGGCCCGCCTCATCGTCTCCGAACGGTCCCACCGCGGCAGCCACGTCGTCTTCCCCAACGAGTACGGGGACGTCTCGACGAGCTGGAGCGACGGATCGGCGGGAATCCTGGCGTTCCTCCTGAGGGTCCGCCACACAGAGCCCCGGCACTGGATGGTCCAGCAGCCGGTCTGAGCGGCAGGAGTCTCTGCCGCCACGTGTCACACAAGAGAAGGAGATTGTCATGGAGAACCAGGACCTCGAGCTGCTGGCCCACCTGCACGCCCTTCCGGAGACCGACCCGGTCGGCGTCGACGGCGACTCGTTCAGCGGAACGTGCGCCTGCGTCGGCCTGCTGACGCTCCTCAACACCATCTGTATCGGTATCAGCTGCGCGTAACACCGAAGCACCCCCCGGCCGGTGGTTGCCCCGAGGCAGCCGCCGGCCGGAGCGGGCTCCGGCACCGTGCGGACGACGAGGAAGAGGACGAGGACGAGACCCCATGCAGCCATCCGCAGGTGACGACGCACTCGCCGCAGCAGCCCTCCTGACCGCCGAGGTCACCGGTCCCCGCGCGGGGGAGCCACCGCACGAGGCCGGATTCGCGATCAGCACCCGCGGTCTGGTGAAGAGCTACCCGGGTCCGGACGGCACCGCCGTCGACGCGGTCCGCGGGCTCGACCTCGACGTGCGCCGGGGCGAGACCTTCGCCTTCCTCGGCCCCAACGGCGCCGGCAAGTCCACGACCATCGCCCTGCTGTGCGCCCTCGCCCGCCCCACCTCCGGTCACGCCACCGTGGCCGGCTTCGACGTGTCCACCCGGCCGCACGACGTGCGGCGCCAGGTCGGCATCCTCTTCCAGCACAGCGCCCTCGACCCGGACCTGACCGTCGAGCAGAACCTGCGCATCCACGCCCGCCTCTACGGGCTGCCCCGCCGCGACGTGCGCAGGCGGACGGCCGAGGTGCTCGAACCCGCCGGACTGACCGACCGGCGGCGCTTCCCCGTACGCGCCCTGTCGGGCGGCATGCGGCGACGCCTGGAGATCGCCCGCCAGCTGCTGCACTCCCCGAGCGTGCTGTTCCTGGACGAGCCGACGACCGGACTCGACCCGCACGCGCGCGCCGAGATCTGGGAGCACCTGCGGGCCCTGCGCGACCGGCTCGGCAGCACCCTCTTCGTCACCACCCACTACCTGGAGGAGGCGGAGAACTGCGACCGGATCGCGATCATCGACGGGGGCCGCCTGGTCGCGCAGGGCACGCCGCACGGGCTCAAGGCCGAGATCGGCGACGACCGGGTGGTGCTGCGCACCAGCGACGACGCGCGGGCGCGGAAGGTCGTCGCCCAGGCGGCGCCGCCGGACCGCCCCGTCACCGTGGACGCCGACGGCACGTGGCTGCGGGTGCCCGACGGCAGCGCGTGGATCCCGCGCCTGTGCGCCGCGCTGGAGGCGCACGGCATCGCCGTGCACGCCGCCTCCGCCACCCCGCCCACGCTCGACGACGTCTTCTTCCACCACACCGGCCGCAGCATCACCACCTCCGCCGCGATCGGAGGCGGCCGATGACCGCCCTCACCCTCCGGGCGCCCGAGGCCACGGAGCGGGCGCGCGCGCCCCGGCTGCGGCACGAGCTGCGCGCGATCCACGCCCTGGTCCACCGCGATCTGCTGCGCCTGGCCTGCCAGCGCTCCCACACCGCGCTGGTCCTGCTGCAGCCGGTGCTCTACCTCTTCGCCCTCGGCGGCGGGCTCGCCACCCTCATCCCCGCCGCCTCGCTGGGGACCGGCTACCAGACCTACCTCTTCCCCGGCATGCTGATGATGACGGTGCAGACCCCGGCCATCATGGTGGGCATCCGGCTGATCACCGACCGGCAGAGCGGATACCTGCGCGAGCTCCTGATGGCCCCCGTCAGCCGCTCCACGCTGCTGCTCGGCAGCTGCGCCGGCGGCACCCTCGTCGCCGCGGTACAGGGCGCGGTCCTGCTGAGCCTGGCCGGCGCGGTCGGCCTGCCCTACGACCCGCTCCTCCTGCTCCTCCTCCTCGGCGGCATGCTGCTCGCCTCCTTCGCGCTCACCAGCATGACCCTGGCGCTGTCGGTGACCCTGCGCAGCCCCGAGCTGTTCCACACCCTCCTCAGCCTGCTGATGATGCCGCTGCTGTTCCTCTCCGGCGCCTTCTTCCCGCTGGAGTCCATGCCGGGCTGGGCGCGCGGCCTGGCGACCGTCAATCCGCTCGCGTACGGGGTGGACCTGCTGCGCCGCTGCATCGCCCTGCGGGTCCCGGACCAGGCGGCCGCCGGCGGCATCGAATGGGCGGGCCGGCAGCCCCCGCTGCTCCTGGAGGCCGGGCTGCTCCTGGCCGTCGGATCCCTGGCCCTCCTCTGGGCCGCCCGCCGCTTCAGCCGCCCGGAGTGACCGGCACCGACTCCCCGCACGCCCCCGCGGCCCGCCCGACCGGCGGGCCGCGGGGGCGTGCGGGGGTAAAGCGCGGGAAAAGTCCTGGTCGGACCGCTGCGGTTCCCGCACGGAGTGTTTACGGCGTCTTATCGCGTTCTTAGCACCCTCAAGCGCCGTTCGATCATCCTGGAACAACGGATTCCGCAGTGGGAGGGGCATTGACCTGCGGTTCCGCCCGAGCTTCCATTCAGGCCGGGAGCCACGGACCCAACTGATCACCGGACGCCTCGGAGGCGATACCGCTCCCGTTTCAGAAACACCGCTCGCACCGATCGGAACCGCCTGATGACGGACACCCTCAGCGCACCGCACGCGTTGGCCCCCCAGACCGGCCCCGTGCCGCAGAAGCTCAAGCGCTCCATCGGTGTCGTGGGCGGCACCCTGCTCACGCTGTCGTGCGTGACGCCCGCCTCGACCCTCTTCGTGGTCGTCCCGGACCTGTTCGACGGCGTCGGCACGTACGCGGCCCTGACCATCGCCATCGGCTCGCTGCTCTGCATCGGCGTGGCGTTCTGCTACTCCGAGCTCGGCACCCTGATCCCGAGCGCGGGCGGCGAGTACGCCATCGTCTCCACCCTCGCGGGCCGCCTGGCCGGCTGGCTCGTGTTCGTGCTGTCCCTGCTGGTCGTGATGATCGTGCCCCCGGTCATCGCCATGGGGACCGCCGACTACCTCGCGCCCCTGGTGCACATCCCGGCCCCGCTGGCCGGTGCCGGCGTCATGGTCCTCGCGACCCTCGCCGGTCTGCTCGACCTGCGGGCCAACGCCTGGATCACGGGCATCTTCCTCGTCCTGGAGGTCGTCGCCGCCGGCCTCGTCGCGGTCCTCGGCTTCTCCCACTCCCAGCGGGGCGTCGGCGCCCTGGTCCACGGCCAGGTCGCGTCCGCCGGCGGCGGACACTCGCTCGTCACCGGCGCCATGGTCGTCTCCGGCCTCGCCATCGCCCTCTTCGTCACCCAGGGCTTCTCGACGGCCGTCTACCTCTCCGAGGAGCTGGAGAACCCGCGCCGCACCGTGGCCCGCACCGTGCTCGCCACGCTCGCCATCTCCACCGCGGTGATCCTGGTGCCCGTCGTCGCGATCACCCTCGGTGCCGGCGACCTGGAGACCCTGACCGGCGGCGACATCAGCGGCATGATCGCCGCCTGGTCCAACTCGGCCGTCGGCACCTTCATCAGCCTCTGCGTCGCGCTGGCGATCGTCAACGCCGGCATCGTCATGGTCATCCAGAACTCCCGCGTCCTGTTCGCCTCCGCCCGTGACAAGGCCTGGCCGGAGCCCGTCAACAACGCGCTGTCCCGGCTCGGCCGCTTCGGCTCCCCGTGGGTGGCCACCCTGGCCGTCGGCGTCCCGGGCGCGGCCCTGTGCTTCGTGAACCTCGACACCCTGTACGGCGTCACCGGCGTCTCCGTCACCGGGATGTACCTGCTGGTCGCGGTGGCCGCCCTGTTCAGCCGCCGCGGTGCGCACCGCGAGGTCGCGGCGTGGCGCATGCCGCTGTGGCCGGCCGTGCCGGTCCTGCTCATCGGCGTCCTCGCGTACGTGCTGTACATGCAGGACGCCAAGTACCTGGCGTGGACCGGCGGCATCACGGCCGCCGCCACCCTCTACTGGGCGCTGTACCTGCGGCCGCGCCGGGACACCCGCTGGCTGGTCAGCATCCCGGAGGACGAGCAGGCCTGACCCTCCGAGGCGTCCGGGGCCGGGACGGCGACAGCCGCCCCGGCCCTTCGGCGTCCCGGCCCGGTCAGCGCATCCCGGACCAGGTCCAGGCCGGTGGACGTGCCGGTCGCGGGGCCGGGCCCGGTGGCCCGGCCGGGCTCGGTCTTCGACGGCGCGGGATCGTCCGGCAGGCCCCGCGGATCACTCCGGACGACCCGTCCGGGCGCACGGGGCCCGACGGGTGGGGCGGGTGGGGCGGTGGCTCAATTCCGTACGCCCTCTTGTGGGTTGCCGCCGAGGTTCCAAGAATGCACATGACAACCGGAGGATCTTCGGTTGCATGTCATCAGAGGGGAACCCCCACATGAAGAAGCCTCTCGTCGGCGCCCTGCTCGCGCTGCTCCTGACCGGAGCGGCCGCGGTCCCGGCCATGGCGTCCGCGCCGCCGCAGGCTCCCGCGGCCAAGGACCGGGCCACGGCGGCCGTCGCCGTCGACTTCGCCGGCACGGTCGCGCTCAGCAACTGCTCCGGTTCGCTCGTCCGCATGCCGAGCTCCCAGCCGAACGACCCCGCGCTCGTCCTCTCCAACGGGCACTGTCTGGAGACCGGCATGCCGGGAGCCGGTGAGGTCGTCAAGGACGTGCGCTCCACCCGCTCGTTCTCGCTGCTCAACTCGGCCGGCACCAAGGTCGCGACGCTGCGCGCCAGCAAGATCGCGTACGGCACGATGACCGACACGGACATCTCGATCTACCAGGTGACCAAGACGTACGCGCAGATCCAGAGCCAGTACGGCATAGGCGCCCTCACCCTCAACGACGTCCGCCCGACGCAGGGTTCGTCGATCAAGGTGGTGTCCGGATACTGGAAGCGGATCTACAGCTGCAACATCGACGGCTTCGTCTACCGCATGAAGGAGGGCGACTGGACCTGGAAGGACTCGGTCCGCTACACCTCCTCCTGCAACACCATCGGCGGCACCTCCGGCTCGCCGGTCATCGACACGACCACCGGCAAGGTCGTCGCCGTCAACAACACGGGCAACGAGAGCGGTGAGCGCTGCACCGTGAACAACCCGTGCGAGATCGACGAGAGCGGCGTCGTGACCGTCCGCCAGGGCATCAACTACGCCCAGGAGACGTACACGATCGTCCCGTGCGTCGGCGCGGGCAACGTGATCGACCTGAACCGCCCGGGCTGCACCCTGCCGAAGCCGTAACGCCGCGACGCGCGTCGCGGACCGCCCGCCCGGTCACTCGGAGACCGGGCGGGCGGCGCGGGCGCGCCCGCGCTCAGCCGAACATCCACATGCGGGTGATCGTGCCCTGCAAGAGGGACTGCGCCGCCGCCGCACCGATCCCCGTCGAGCGGTCGGTGACCACCCAGATCCCCGCGTTGAACACGTACGAGCGGCCGGGGACCATGGTGAACTGGAGCTCCGGACCGGTCATCGGCCGGGGACCGTCGCCGCCCCTGCTCTCCTCGCCCGCGCTGATCCGTGAGCGCCACAGCTGGGTGCCGGCGCCGACGAGGAAGCGGCCGTCCTCGAACACGGTCAGCTCGAAGCCGCCCTCCGAGGTGGCGTTGCTGCCGACCCCGACCGTCTTCAGCGCGAAGGCGTACCGGCCGGGATTGAGCACGGCGTGCGGGAACTTCTGCCCCGGGTTCGTCGTCGGCAGGACCACTCCGAACCCGGCGTGCGCGGCGACGAGTCCGGAGACCCCGTCGGGCAGCGAGCCCGACCGGGCGTCCAGCCCCACCTCTCCCGTGGACCGGTTGAGGATCCGGTTGTGCGGGGGGAAGCCGGCGCCGTCGTGCCAGGCCCAGCTGAAGTCGTAGGGCGGGACGAACCCCACGGAACGCACGTCCGTCCGGATGTGGGGCGGGAAGTACGAGGCGCCGTCCTCCCGCAGCGCGTCCGACTCGCGCAGGTGCAGCACCTCGGTCGCGGCCAGCGCCTCCGCCGCCCGTGCGGCGGCCGCGTCCTGCTGGACGAGCCGCGTCAACGGCGCCTCCATCGCGTCCGTGAGCTCCGCCAGCTCGGCCTCGGCCGCGCGTTCCCGGGCGGTCCGCGCCAGGGAGTGCTCCACGAGGGAGGCCACCGAACGCTCCGCGTCCCGCCGGTCCGCTTCGGGCATGTCGTCGTGGAACGAGATCTGGAAATCTGTCGCACCAGCCATGATGTCGCGACTCTCTCGACTCGGAGATACGTCGATGGGGAGATCCGATCGGTCCGATCGCTCACCAGTCTGGGCGCGAGGGGCCCCGGCCGGGCGCTCGGCTACGCCGATCGGGTGAACCGTGCGCCCGGGCCGGCGCCGGTTCAGTGGCCGGCCAGGGCCCGCCGCAGCCCCACCCGGGCCAGTTCCCCCAAGGCCTCCGCCCGGTCACGGAAGCCGTGGGCGCCGTACGGTTCGAGCGAGGCCAGGGTCCGGGCCGCCTCGCGGAGCCCGAGCCGCAGCCGGGCCGAGGTGCCGTCGGCGGCGCGGAAGTCCGCCTCGTGGGCGTCGGCCCACAGGTCGGGGCCCGGGGCGTCGGCCAGGTCGCGGTGGGCGCGGACCTCCCGCCAGGTCCCGGACAGGTTCACCCGCGCCACGTAGTCGACGCCGTCGCCGTCGGACTCGACCCGGCCGTCCGCGAGCAGCACCCGGCCGCCCCACGGCCCGTGGTCGACGTGCCCGGCGAGCCGCGCGCCCGGCGAGGGGGTGCCGGCGGGCGGCAGCGGCAGCTCCACCGTCACGTCGAGGAAGAGCGGGGCGCCGGCCGCCTCGCCGCGCAGCCGCTCCCGGAAACGCACCCCGCGCACGGGCTCCCGCATCCTCGTGCACGAGGGGTCCTTCGGCACGCCCGACGGTGTCGCGGAGCCGAGGTACTCCCAGGCGTCCCGGTAGCCCATGGCCACCAGGGAGTCGGCGGAGATCCGGCCGGTCAGGAACTCCGGGTCGAGGGGGAGCGGATGGCGCGGCACGACGACATGGAGGGCGAACGGGCGGTGCGCCGCGGCGGCGGCGTCCAGCTCGGCGAAGAGCGCCCCGCCGGCGCTCATCTCGATCATGTGGACGTACTGTTCGAGGGGCCCGTCGCCCCAGTACGGCGTGTTCCCGATGCACCAGACGAGCCACACCTCGTCGGCCCCGCGCCGCAGGGCCTCCGTCAGGTTGGCGTCCTTGATCCACACCGCGTCGGTCCACACGCGCGGCCCACGGCGCAGCGGCGGGACGAACAGGGGCAGCGACATGCCCGCGGCCATCAGCTCCAGGTCGATCTCCGTGTGCGGCACGGCCACGCAGGTCTTGGTGACGAAATCGGCCACGTTGAACGTGCCCGCCACCGGCGAGGAGCGGATCGCCGCCACGTCGATGCCGAGCGCGGGCAGCACCTCGCGGACCATTCCGTCGGCGTCGCCGAGGGCGGGCAGCGCCCAGGGACCCTTGAGGTAGTCCACGAGGGGCAGCGCCGAGCTGAAGTCCCGCACGTTCAGCGCGGACCAGCGGCGCCCCATCTCCGTGGGGTCCTGGCCCGACAGCACCATGCCGGTGGTCATGATGCCGCCCGAGGTCCCGTCGACGTGGTCGAAGACGAGGCCGTGCTCGCGCAGCGCCCGCACCACGCCCGTCTGCCAGGCGACGCGCATCCCGCCGCCCGCGAGCACCAGCGACCGCCGGGTCACGGGTGCACCGCCGCCGCCGTCGCGAGGCGGCGCGCCATCAGCCAGCACAGCAGGGCGGTGGCCAGGTCGAAGAAGGCCACCAGGAGGGCGAGCGAACCGAAGAGGTCCCGGATCACCCCGACGCCCACCAGGGCGAAGGCGCCGAACTTCTGCAGTCCCGTCCAGAACAGCAGGTACGGGGGCGGGGCCGGGGTCAGCAGCGCCTGGACGAGCAGACCGCCCACGACCACCATGAACATGCCCACGGTGGCGAAGAGATGACGGCTGATCCGCGTCGAGTCCGACGACAGCAGGTCGAGCACCGGCCCCGGCGCGCACAACTGGACGAGGCCGGTCAGCACCGTCACCGCGCCGATCAGGAGGAGGACCACCCGCAGGAGGTCCCGCCGGACGTACGGCGGCAGCACGCTCATTCCAACGCTCCCAGCAGGTCGCCCTTGGCGACGATGTACCAGACGATCGCCGCCCAGGTGATCGTCGAGCCGACGAACCGGATGTCGTTGAGGCGCATCCAGCGCAGCAGCAGCGGCGTCAGCCCGGCCGGGCCGTCGAAGTCCCCCGCCCTGATCCGCTTGTTGATCGGGATGATGATCTGCTGCCCGACGTACGTGAGCAGCACGATGCCCGCCAGGCAGACCGCGGACAGCACGACGTACCACTCGCCCCACTCGCTCCACACCAGCACGATGCCGGAGACGAACATCAGGGGCACGACCACCGTGAAGAATGTGGTCGCGAGGGTGGTGGGGATGCCGAAGTGGTCGCCCACGTTCTG includes the following:
- the lanL gene encoding class IV lanthionine synthetase LanL encodes the protein MTTQVTESELEALLHGALRAKGAGERWATESNESWCRVAPRSGTGPAQGWKLHVSATAASAPAVLEKALDVLLKDGSAFKFARSLEQVSALNTRATPRGSSGKFITVYPASDADAARLAQDLHTATEGLAGPRILSDQPYAPDSLVHYRYGAFVGRRRLSDEGLMVWYIEDPDGNPVEDKRTGRYEPPAWAVSPFPDSVPVAPPKTEAPRRPVLLGGRFSVREAIRHTNKGGVYRGTDVETGAPVVIKETRPHVEADASGNDVRDWLRTEARTLEKLKGTGLAPEPLAMFEHGGHLFLAQEEVPGIPLRNWVAEHFRDSGATRYRTDALAQAGRLVDLVEAAHARGCVLRDFTPANVMVRPDGALRLIDLELAVLADDVALPTRVGTPGFSPPERLVDAPVSPTGDYYSLGATLCFVLTGKVPALLEEKPATRPAEDRLDEWLRACAAPLDLPDGLRTMILGLMKDDPAERWDPARARDALRGPEPARSGVPRTGAARTAATGAENEDTGADTDADPIDIAVAGIVEHLVDSMTPDDDLRLWPVSVKAGETDACIVQQGAAGVLSALTRYFELTGDARMPELIVTAGRWIADRTDTRSTRPGLHFGGRGTAWALYDAGRAVDDRALVDHAVALALAPQESTPSHDITHGSAGSGLAAVHLWHRTGDPRFAERVADAADRLAAAARREPAGASWPVPAEAVVEEAGKRYLGFAHGTAGIGCFLLEASAVTKNPEHRELALAAGELLATHAVTVGDAAQWPAQATDVPTAPYWCHGSAGIGSFLVRLWRATGDERFRDLALGGTRAVVERASRAALTQCHGLAGNGDFLLDMAEATGDPAHRARAEELARLIVSERSHRGSHVVFPNEYGDVSTSWSDGSAGILAFLLRVRHTEPRHWMVQQPV
- a CDS encoding VenA family class IV lanthipeptide; the encoded protein is MENQDLELLAHLHALPETDPVGVDGDSFSGTCACVGLLTLLNTICIGISCA
- a CDS encoding ABC transporter ATP-binding protein → MQPSAGDDALAAAALLTAEVTGPRAGEPPHEAGFAISTRGLVKSYPGPDGTAVDAVRGLDLDVRRGETFAFLGPNGAGKSTTIALLCALARPTSGHATVAGFDVSTRPHDVRRQVGILFQHSALDPDLTVEQNLRIHARLYGLPRRDVRRRTAEVLEPAGLTDRRRFPVRALSGGMRRRLEIARQLLHSPSVLFLDEPTTGLDPHARAEIWEHLRALRDRLGSTLFVTTHYLEEAENCDRIAIIDGGRLVAQGTPHGLKAEIGDDRVVLRTSDDARARKVVAQAAPPDRPVTVDADGTWLRVPDGSAWIPRLCAALEAHGIAVHAASATPPTLDDVFFHHTGRSITTSAAIGGGR
- a CDS encoding ABC transporter permease, encoding MTALTLRAPEATERARAPRLRHELRAIHALVHRDLLRLACQRSHTALVLLQPVLYLFALGGGLATLIPAASLGTGYQTYLFPGMLMMTVQTPAIMVGIRLITDRQSGYLRELLMAPVSRSTLLLGSCAGGTLVAAVQGAVLLSLAGAVGLPYDPLLLLLLLGGMLLASFALTSMTLALSVTLRSPELFHTLLSLLMMPLLFLSGAFFPLESMPGWARGLATVNPLAYGVDLLRRCIALRVPDQAAAGGIEWAGRQPPLLLEAGLLLAVGSLALLWAARRFSRPE
- a CDS encoding APC family permease; the protein is MTDTLSAPHALAPQTGPVPQKLKRSIGVVGGTLLTLSCVTPASTLFVVVPDLFDGVGTYAALTIAIGSLLCIGVAFCYSELGTLIPSAGGEYAIVSTLAGRLAGWLVFVLSLLVVMIVPPVIAMGTADYLAPLVHIPAPLAGAGVMVLATLAGLLDLRANAWITGIFLVLEVVAAGLVAVLGFSHSQRGVGALVHGQVASAGGGHSLVTGAMVVSGLAIALFVTQGFSTAVYLSEELENPRRTVARTVLATLAISTAVILVPVVAITLGAGDLETLTGGDISGMIAAWSNSAVGTFISLCVALAIVNAGIVMVIQNSRVLFASARDKAWPEPVNNALSRLGRFGSPWVATLAVGVPGAALCFVNLDTLYGVTGVSVTGMYLLVAVAALFSRRGAHREVAAWRMPLWPAVPVLLIGVLAYVLYMQDAKYLAWTGGITAAATLYWALYLRPRRDTRWLVSIPEDEQA
- a CDS encoding S1 family peptidase, which encodes MKKPLVGALLALLLTGAAAVPAMASAPPQAPAAKDRATAAVAVDFAGTVALSNCSGSLVRMPSSQPNDPALVLSNGHCLETGMPGAGEVVKDVRSTRSFSLLNSAGTKVATLRASKIAYGTMTDTDISIYQVTKTYAQIQSQYGIGALTLNDVRPTQGSSIKVVSGYWKRIYSCNIDGFVYRMKEGDWTWKDSVRYTSSCNTIGGTSGSPVIDTTTGKVVAVNNTGNESGERCTVNNPCEIDESGVVTVRQGINYAQETYTIVPCVGAGNVIDLNRPGCTLPKP
- a CDS encoding patatin-like phospholipase family protein, producing the protein MTRRSLVLAGGGMRVAWQTGVVRALREHGLVFDHVDGTSGGIMTTGMVLSGQDPTEMGRRWSALNVRDFSSALPLVDYLKGPWALPALGDADGMVREVLPALGIDVAAIRSSPVAGTFNVADFVTKTCVAVPHTEIDLELMAAGMSLPLFVPPLRRGPRVWTDAVWIKDANLTEALRRGADEVWLVWCIGNTPYWGDGPLEQYVHMIEMSAGGALFAELDAAAAAHRPFALHVVVPRHPLPLDPEFLTGRISADSLVAMGYRDAWEYLGSATPSGVPKDPSCTRMREPVRGVRFRERLRGEAAGAPLFLDVTVELPLPPAGTPSPGARLAGHVDHGPWGGRVLLADGRVESDGDGVDYVARVNLSGTWREVRAHRDLADAPGPDLWADAHEADFRAADGTSARLRLGLREAARTLASLEPYGAHGFRDRAEALGELARVGLRRALAGH